From the uncultured Trichococcus sp. genome, one window contains:
- the acnA gene encoding aconitate hydratase AcnA, whose translation MSDFNQNAIASFSLNGHQYEYYKLKKLENNEKTKIAKLPYSIRVLLESLLRQVGESGIKEEHVVTLSNWSATETNEGEIPFKPSRVILQDFTGVPAVVDLASLRKTVHDLGGDPALINPEVPVDLVVDHSVQVDKFGSPQALIANMKMEFLRNQERYQFLSWAQKAFDNYRAVPPATGIVHQVNIEYLASVVTEKTIDENRSLVFPDTLVGTDSHTTMANALGVLGWGVGGIEAEASMLGEPSFFPVPEVVGVRFINSLQEAATATDLALKVTQTLREMKVVGKFVEFFGPGLSSMTLADRATIANMAPEYGATCGFFPVDDEVINYLTLTGRDEKHVAIVEEYVKANDLYYRVEDPEPEYTTVVEIDLSTIEANVAGPKRPQDLVPVSKLKEDFQRSLVAPKGNAGFGLAENETDKEVSLILDGEEVKMKTGDIAIAAITSCTNTSNPYVMLSAGLLAKRAVELGLNVPKYVKTSLAPGSKVVTAYLDNAGLLPYLEQLGFNTVGYGCTTCIGNSGPLLPEVEEVIKNNDLLVSSALSGNRNFEGRIHALVKANYLASPPLVVAYALAGTMNIDLKTEPIGNGKDGQPVYLADLWPERHAVEAMIRDFVTPEIFKEEYLHVFDDNAAWNAIETNDDALYQWEEGSTYIANPPFFENLSPEPKPIESLKALSVLGKFGDSVTTDHISPAGSIDVSTPAGQYLASKGVGVRDFNSYGARRGNHEVMMRGTLANMRIRNQLVSGKDGGFTIYWPTGEEMSIFEASERYRQNGTGLVIFAGDDYGMGSSRDWAAKGVKLLGVEAVIAKSYERIHRSNLVMMGVLPLQYQAGQDAESLGLDGSEKITIDLNDSVGIHAEVPVTAVKSDGQEIKFTTIARFDSEVDMTYYRNGGILPMVIRKKMGLAY comes from the coding sequence ATGTCGGATTTTAATCAAAATGCCATAGCTTCTTTCAGTTTGAATGGCCATCAGTATGAATACTATAAATTAAAAAAATTAGAAAACAATGAAAAAACAAAAATCGCTAAATTGCCTTACTCGATCCGGGTTCTGCTTGAGTCATTGTTACGTCAAGTGGGTGAAAGCGGCATCAAGGAAGAGCATGTTGTCACTTTATCTAACTGGAGTGCAACAGAAACGAACGAGGGCGAAATACCTTTCAAACCTTCCCGCGTTATCCTGCAGGATTTCACAGGGGTGCCGGCAGTTGTTGACCTGGCTTCCTTAAGAAAAACGGTCCATGATTTAGGCGGAGATCCAGCACTCATCAATCCGGAAGTGCCTGTTGACTTGGTCGTTGATCACTCCGTACAAGTCGATAAATTCGGATCTCCGCAAGCCTTGATCGCGAACATGAAGATGGAATTTCTGCGCAATCAGGAACGTTACCAATTTTTGAGCTGGGCGCAAAAAGCATTCGACAACTACCGCGCTGTACCGCCTGCTACTGGTATCGTCCACCAGGTCAATATTGAATATTTGGCATCAGTCGTCACAGAAAAAACGATTGATGAAAACAGAAGCTTAGTTTTCCCTGATACTTTGGTGGGAACGGATTCCCATACGACGATGGCAAATGCGCTTGGCGTATTGGGCTGGGGAGTAGGCGGAATCGAAGCGGAAGCCAGCATGCTTGGCGAGCCTTCCTTCTTCCCTGTTCCTGAAGTCGTAGGTGTACGCTTCATCAATTCGCTGCAGGAAGCAGCTACCGCAACCGACTTGGCATTGAAAGTTACACAAACTTTGCGCGAAATGAAAGTAGTCGGCAAATTTGTCGAATTCTTTGGTCCGGGATTATCTTCGATGACTTTGGCGGACCGTGCGACCATCGCCAATATGGCGCCTGAATATGGTGCGACCTGCGGTTTCTTCCCGGTCGACGATGAAGTTATTAACTACTTGACGCTGACCGGCAGGGATGAAAAGCATGTTGCCATAGTAGAAGAATACGTCAAGGCAAACGACCTTTATTACCGTGTCGAGGATCCGGAACCGGAATACACCACAGTCGTTGAAATCGACTTGAGCACAATCGAGGCCAATGTTGCTGGGCCGAAACGTCCTCAAGATCTGGTGCCGGTTTCGAAGTTGAAAGAAGACTTCCAAAGATCCTTGGTTGCGCCAAAAGGCAATGCCGGATTTGGATTAGCCGAAAACGAAACAGATAAAGAAGTCTCGCTGATCCTCGATGGGGAAGAAGTGAAGATGAAAACTGGTGACATTGCGATTGCGGCCATCACAAGCTGCACGAACACGTCGAATCCATACGTAATGCTGAGTGCCGGATTATTGGCAAAACGAGCTGTGGAGTTGGGACTGAACGTTCCGAAATATGTGAAGACTTCATTGGCACCCGGATCGAAAGTAGTTACTGCTTATTTGGACAATGCCGGTTTATTGCCTTATCTGGAACAACTGGGCTTCAATACTGTCGGCTACGGCTGTACAACCTGCATCGGAAATTCAGGGCCGCTTTTGCCTGAAGTGGAAGAAGTGATCAAAAACAACGATTTGTTGGTTTCAAGCGCACTGAGCGGAAACCGTAACTTTGAAGGACGGATCCACGCATTGGTCAAAGCCAACTATTTGGCATCTCCGCCATTGGTGGTCGCTTACGCATTGGCCGGTACGATGAACATCGACCTGAAAACCGAGCCGATCGGTAATGGCAAAGACGGCCAACCCGTCTACTTGGCGGATCTTTGGCCGGAAAGACACGCTGTCGAAGCGATGATCCGTGATTTTGTGACACCCGAGATATTCAAAGAGGAATATTTGCATGTGTTTGATGACAATGCTGCATGGAACGCGATCGAAACGAATGATGACGCTTTGTACCAGTGGGAAGAGGGATCGACTTACATCGCAAATCCGCCATTCTTCGAAAATTTATCGCCGGAACCGAAACCGATCGAATCTTTGAAAGCTTTGTCGGTATTGGGTAAGTTCGGTGATTCGGTGACGACCGATCACATTTCACCGGCAGGAAGCATCGACGTCAGCACGCCGGCTGGTCAATATCTGGCTTCTAAAGGCGTGGGCGTCCGTGATTTCAACTCATACGGTGCAAGACGCGGAAACCATGAAGTGATGATGCGCGGTACATTGGCGAATATGCGTATCCGTAATCAACTGGTATCCGGCAAAGACGGCGGCTTCACGATTTATTGGCCGACCGGTGAAGAAATGAGTATCTTTGAAGCATCAGAAAGATACCGTCAAAACGGAACTGGATTAGTGATTTTTGCAGGTGATGATTATGGAATGGGTTCATCCCGCGACTGGGCGGCCAAAGGTGTCAAACTTCTTGGAGTCGAGGCTGTCATCGCCAAGAGCTATGAAAGAATCCACCGTTCGAATCTTGTGATGATGGGCGTATTGCCTCTGCAATACCAAGCAGGTCAAGATGCAGAAAGTTTGGGGTTGGACGGATCGGAAAAAATCACGATCGATTTGAACGATAGTGTCGGCATCCATGCGGAAGTGCCTGTGACGGCAGTCAAATCAGATGGCCAAGAAATCAAATTCACGACCATTGCCCGTTTCGATTCTGAGGTGGATATGACTTATTACCGTAACGGAGGCATCCTGCCGATGGTGATCCGTAAAAAAATGGGGCTTGCTTATTAA
- a CDS encoding citrate synthase — protein sequence MEVHKGLADVVVSETSLSAIVEGKLSFSGYNIDELVEKDASFEEIIFLLWNSRMPSREEFAQLQHDLHTHMALSDSVIACLKIQCRQNLHPMSVLRSTVSLLGVFDPYAEEMDERSVYIQAISIQAKIPTIVAAFARLRKGLDPIAPREDLSFGANFLYMLTGEEANPDLVRAYNHCLVLHADHDLNASTFTARVAASTLTDVYSCITAAIGALKGPLHGGANERVFDMLSEITESETRDVAGYLKTKLDNKEKIMGFGHRVYKTEDPRKKHLKRMAKELTQEFGKEDLFDLSCEVEDYLLREKGLIPNVDFYSATVYHCFGIEHDLFTLLFAMSRVSGWLGHVFEQKREATLIRPRSKYVGPVNLTYIPLSEKEIIGGTAQ from the coding sequence ATGGAAGTACATAAAGGATTAGCGGATGTTGTCGTATCAGAAACCTCCCTAAGCGCAATTGTTGAGGGGAAATTATCCTTCTCAGGATACAATATCGACGAATTAGTTGAAAAAGATGCATCATTTGAGGAAATCATCTTTTTGTTGTGGAATTCAAGAATGCCTAGCCGTGAAGAATTTGCGCAGTTGCAGCACGATCTTCACACGCATATGGCCTTATCTGATAGTGTCATTGCTTGCCTGAAAATACAGTGCCGCCAAAATCTGCACCCTATGAGTGTGTTGCGCTCGACGGTCTCACTATTGGGAGTGTTCGATCCATATGCGGAGGAGATGGACGAACGTTCTGTATATATTCAAGCAATCTCGATACAAGCAAAAATTCCGACGATTGTAGCTGCATTCGCCCGATTACGCAAAGGTTTGGATCCGATTGCGCCTCGCGAAGATCTTTCATTCGGAGCCAACTTCCTGTATATGTTGACAGGTGAAGAGGCGAACCCGGATTTGGTCAGAGCGTATAATCATTGTTTGGTACTCCATGCCGATCACGATCTGAACGCATCAACCTTCACTGCACGTGTTGCAGCTTCAACACTGACGGATGTCTATTCTTGTATCACGGCTGCCATCGGAGCTCTGAAGGGCCCCTTGCACGGTGGAGCAAATGAACGCGTATTCGATATGCTCTCCGAAATCACGGAATCAGAAACCAGGGATGTTGCGGGCTACTTGAAAACAAAATTGGACAATAAAGAAAAAATCATGGGATTCGGTCACCGTGTCTACAAAACGGAAGATCCCCGCAAGAAACATTTGAAACGCATGGCTAAGGAACTGACCCAGGAATTCGGAAAAGAAGATTTGTTCGATCTTTCCTGCGAAGTAGAGGACTATCTATTGAGGGAAAAAGGCTTGATTCCGAATGTGGATTTCTACTCCGCCACTGTATATCACTGCTTCGGGATAGAACATGACCTCTTCACGCTGTTGTTTGCGATGAGCCGTGTTTCCGGGTGGTTAGGGCATGTGTTTGAGCAAAAACGTGAAGCTACGTTGATCCGTCCGCGTTCAAAATACGTGGGACCCGTCAACCTGACTTACATCCCTTTGTCTGAAAAAGAAATTATTGGAGGTACTGCACAATGA